In Tsukamurella tyrosinosolvens, the genomic window CGGCAACCGGAGCGCTTCTCGGTTCGGAGTCGACCGCGGGCGGCCGCCACGCGGCCGCGGCGCCGCCGGCCGCGAACGTCGCCGGAAACGTCTTCGCCGACCCCGCGCTCAACGAGGCGGCGGCAGCGGTTGGCGCCTCATTCGTCTCGGGTGCCCACGGCCCCATCCGCGGCGGACTCTGCCGATCCCCGCTGCGCGTCTTCGACATCTCCTCCTCCTCGGCAGTGGACGAGACGCCGACGCCATACGCGGTGCCCGAGGTCGCGATCGGGCCGGGCATCGTGTTCTCGGCGACGACCACCGGCGCCGCCTCTGCCGGCTCGCAGCCCGCGGGCGACGACACCGGCGAAGGAGTCGACGGCCCCGGCAACGATCAGCGGAACTGGAACCGCCGCAACCTCCGCCCCGCGGCGACGAGCAGCAGCTCGTCCGCCGACGAGCGCGCCGCAGGCCCGGCGGCCTCGCCGTCCGGTCTCGAGCCGGGCGTCAACGAGCACCCGGCAGGGTTCCACGCGCCGATGGAGGACGAGCTCGCCAGCGACCAGCTCGCAGCTGACCTGGAGGAGGTCGCGCTCACCTTCGCAGCCGCCGGTGCTCCCACGCAGCTGCACATCTCGCCGGACGACCTCCGGATCGGTGTGCGGCTCACCTCGGATCCCGATCACCGGGTCGAGCGCCGCGGCCCCATCGGATTCGGCGATCCGTACTGATTCGGAGACCGCGCCGCGGTCGAAGTTCTATTCGAATCCCTGCCACGCTCCCCGCGACATGAGCCAGCCGCCCCACACTCACCCGTACGAAGGACAGGACATGGACCCCTCCAACGGCATCGACCCGGAAGCACTCCAGCGGGTCGCCGCGAAGTACGGCGCCCCCGCCGAGGCGTTCGCCGCGGCGCCCCAGGCGCCGCACCGCCCGCCGAACGCGCCGCCGGAGCACGGATTCGCCGCTCCGCCCCCGATGCCCTCGAACCAGCCTCCGGCACAGCACCAGCAGCAGTTCGTCCCGACGGACAACGGAGCCCAGAACACCGCACCCGAACGCAACTCGGCGCCGGCGCCGCGAGTCGGCCGTGTCGGCGTCAGCGCCGAGCGCCCCAAGATGGGGTGGCAGGCGAAGCTGAACCGCTACGGATTCAGCTTCAGCAAGGGCGACGACGAGCTCGACTACGACCGGCGCGTCTCGCAGGTTCAGCGGAACCTGCGCTCGACCAAGACGATCATGATCATCTCCGGCAAGGGCTCGGCCACGAAGACCGCGACGACCGTCGGACTCGGGGACACGCTCGTCACGCATCGTCGCGGCTCCAAGGTGGTGGCGATGTCCATCGATCCGACCGGGGATCTCACCTCACGGATCGTGCCGGCCAACGATGCTGCTCCACGCTCGGTGTTCTCGCTCGCGGCCGACAAGGAAATCACGACCCCCGAGGACGTCGGCAGCTACCTGATGACCTCGCAGTCCGGACTGTTCGTCCTCGGGTCCTCGCCCGACGACCACTCGCCCTTCCTGGACGTGCCGAGCCTGCGACGGTCACACCACCTTCTGCGCTACAAGTACGGCGCCAACATCATCCTCATCGACGCAGGCGGCAACCATGACTCGGCGACCTTCTACGCCGGGCTCGAGCTCGCCGACCAGCTCGTCTTCGTCGCTGAGATGACCCCGCGCTCGATCGCACAGCTGGACGAGGCGGCGGACATCATCCGCCGTGCCCCTGGCAAGTACCCGGACCTGGTCCGCAAGTCCGCAGTCGTCCTCACCACCGCGCGGCTGGGCAAGAGCTTCGTCGACGGGACCGCTGAGCGCGACCGGATCAAGACCGAGCACGGCGACGCACCGGTGATCCACGTCCCCTACGACCGGCACATCGCCGAGGACGGACCGATCTACCGGGACATGCTCCAGGAGGCCACTCGCCGGCGCTACCTGACCGCCGCCGCCGAGGTGCTCTCCCGCATGTCGATCGACTAGACGCCCCACCACCGAGCTCCCGCCATCCGGGCGAGAGCGCCCACCACGAGAGGATCACTGACCATGACCGACACCCACATCGACAACGCCCCCCAGGGGAGCGCTGCCTCGGACTTCGACGAGGACGAGGACGTCCGGGCGCTCAAGGAGGGCCTGCAGAAGCTCGGAGAGCTCAAGGACTTCCACTCGTCGGCCGCCGCCGACCTCGAGGCCGCGCAGCTCGCCGGCGCCGATCGGATCGCTGCCCTTCAGGCGGAGATCGACGCCGAGACCGGCCGCCTCGCGACCGAAGCCAACGAGGCCGCGATCGAGTTCAACAACGCGCGCGACGAGCTCATCGAGCTCGGCCACTCCACGGCGAAGCGCCTGAACCCGAAGGGCTTCGGCAAGATCCCCGTCACCCGCGAGAAGAGCGAGGACTGAGCTACCAGCTCCCCTCCCCGGCACGGCCCCT contains:
- a CDS encoding MinD/ParA family ATP-binding protein codes for the protein MDPSNGIDPEALQRVAAKYGAPAEAFAAAPQAPHRPPNAPPEHGFAAPPPMPSNQPPAQHQQQFVPTDNGAQNTAPERNSAPAPRVGRVGVSAERPKMGWQAKLNRYGFSFSKGDDELDYDRRVSQVQRNLRSTKTIMIISGKGSATKTATTVGLGDTLVTHRRGSKVVAMSIDPTGDLTSRIVPANDAAPRSVFSLAADKEITTPEDVGSYLMTSQSGLFVLGSSPDDHSPFLDVPSLRRSHHLLRYKYGANIILIDAGGNHDSATFYAGLELADQLVFVAEMTPRSIAQLDEAADIIRRAPGKYPDLVRKSAVVLTTARLGKSFVDGTAERDRIKTEHGDAPVIHVPYDRHIAEDGPIYRDMLQEATRRRYLTAAAEVLSRMSID